A stretch of [Clostridium] innocuum DNA encodes these proteins:
- a CDS encoding class I SAM-dependent methyltransferase, with amino-acid sequence MNLAKRILDVCCGSKLFWFQKHHPDVVYMDIRQEHGDIHGKHVHVDPDVIGDFRNIPYDDGRFDMVVFGPPHLRWAGPNSIMKAQYGQLSETWSQDIAQGFKECMRVLKSGGFLIFKWNECQIRVNEVLKLMDTTPLFGNRRGDTHWLVFTKKECQNEEIS; translated from the coding sequence ATGAACTTGGCAAAGAGAATACTTGATGTTTGTTGTGGATCAAAATTATTTTGGTTTCAAAAACACCATCCCGATGTCGTTTATATGGATATCAGGCAAGAACATGGAGATATCCATGGAAAGCATGTCCATGTCGATCCTGATGTGATCGGAGACTTTCGAAATATCCCATATGATGATGGACGATTCGATATGGTCGTATTCGGTCCTCCACATCTTCGCTGGGCCGGGCCGAATTCTATCATGAAGGCTCAGTATGGTCAGCTCAGTGAGACATGGTCGCAGGATATCGCTCAAGGGTTCAAAGAATGTATGAGAGTGTTGAAATCAGGAGGCTTCTTGATTTTCAAATGGAACGAATGTCAGATCAGAGTCAATGAGGTCTTGAAGCTCATGGATACGACGCCTTTATTCGGAAACAGACGTGGTGATACCCATTGGCTCGTATTCACAAAAAAGGAATGTCAAAATGAAGAGATATCATAA
- the ssb gene encoding single-stranded DNA-binding protein, producing the protein MINRVVLVGRLTKDPVLRKTTNGASVVSFTVACNRLFKQEGQPEADFINTVVWNKTADSVEKYTHKGSLVGVEGRIQTRSYDDKDCKRVYVTEVVADNVRFLDSRKAGGTDHAYVPGQESTQSITTMSNSTPSFSSEFTSTAALDISDDDLPF; encoded by the coding sequence ATGATCAATAGAGTTGTATTAGTGGGAAGATTGACGAAGGACCCTGTATTACGGAAGACGACGAATGGCGCATCGGTCGTGTCTTTTACGGTCGCATGCAACCGGCTTTTCAAACAGGAGGGACAGCCGGAAGCTGACTTCATCAACACTGTCGTCTGGAACAAGACCGCAGACAGTGTAGAGAAGTATACGCACAAGGGCTCTCTGGTAGGTGTAGAGGGCCGTATCCAGACGCGCAGCTATGATGACAAGGATTGCAAGCGTGTATATGTAACAGAGGTGGTCGCGGATAATGTGCGCTTTCTGGACAGCCGGAAAGCAGGAGGTACGGATCATGCTTACGTACCCGGACAGGAAAGCACACAGAGCATCACCACTATGAGCAACAGCACTCCGTCCTTCTCCAGTGAGTTCACAAGCACTGCAGCATTGGATATCTCCGATGACGATCTGCCATTTTAA
- a CDS encoding DNA/RNA non-specific endonuclease has protein sequence MKTIIKLLLSSLLVLSSTGCSPHSTKNEQDISYIDISEIPAYSGTPYVEIDGNIPAFMEDELSTKSYENYSELDELGRCGAAMANIGKDLMPTEERGSIGMIKPSGWHTVRYDDLIDGKYLYNRCHLIGFQLTGENANEKNLITGTRYMNMEGMLPFEDMVADHIQETNNHVLYRVTPIFEGDDLVASGVQMEAQSVEDHGEGIRFNVFVYNVQPGITIDYITGESHLEKGVEKEQNDTDVEIRGNKDSKIYHCPGQRSYDDMEDSKNLIIFNSEEEAQAAGYRRAQR, from the coding sequence ATGAAAACGATCATCAAATTACTATTGTCTTCCTTGCTCGTCCTTTCATCGACAGGCTGTTCACCGCATAGCACGAAGAACGAACAAGATATATCATATATCGATATCTCCGAAATTCCAGCTTACTCCGGTACACCGTATGTGGAAATCGACGGCAATATACCGGCTTTCATGGAAGATGAGCTGTCTACGAAATCGTATGAGAACTACAGTGAGCTGGATGAGCTAGGCCGGTGCGGAGCTGCGATGGCAAACATCGGAAAAGATCTGATGCCTACAGAAGAACGAGGCTCCATCGGAATGATAAAGCCTTCCGGCTGGCATACCGTCAGGTATGATGACCTGATAGATGGGAAATATCTCTATAACCGGTGCCATCTGATCGGATTCCAGCTGACCGGTGAAAATGCCAACGAGAAGAATCTGATAACCGGTACTCGGTATATGAACATGGAAGGTATGCTGCCATTTGAAGATATGGTTGCTGATCATATCCAGGAAACGAATAACCACGTACTGTATCGGGTCACTCCGATATTTGAAGGTGATGACCTCGTAGCATCCGGTGTACAGATGGAAGCGCAGTCGGTGGAAGACCATGGAGAAGGTATCCGGTTCAATGTCTTCGTATACAATGTACAGCCCGGTATTACGATCGACTATATCACCGGAGAGAGTCATTTGGAAAAAGGAGTAGAAAAAGAGCAAAACGATACCGATGTGGAGATACGCGGAAACAAGGATTCGAAGATCTATCACTGTCCCGGCCAACGATCCTATGATGATATGGAGGACTCAAAAAATCTGATCATATTCAACAGTGAAGAAGAGGCACAGGCAGCCGGGTATAGAAGAGCACAGCGGTAG
- a CDS encoding AAA family ATPase, which yields MNENKKIVEHGPTGLKRIPIGISDYRKLKTGDYYIVDKSLLIKEFLDSGAEVTLVTRPRRFGKTLNMSMMAEFFDITKDSKDIFKDTAIMDTEYIREMNQYPTIFLSFADAKGSQMRIVKCIKEQLLTAYRCNAHLLKDPDMFDKPKFDLIMKGLSSLDDGSLETIDQAIAYLMEKCHQYYGKKVMLIIDEYDTPFIEAHVGNVYSEIHSALAGLLSSALKDNPNLQNAMLTGIQRVAKENIFSGLNNPEVRTVSDKAYSQHFGFVKKEVDILLKYYGLECSDEVKAMYDGYNIGGTEIYNPWSILNYAKNHKLIPYWVNVSSNQLIKKAMEEIRKKPETHGEHKSGFETKYEELIEKKQVETVMDLQKCFYEESDAVSLWGLFVNAGYLTIKQEKSSTYLLEIPNNEVAEEFQRLTLNYLNKDYDIFTMMMRGLYDKEPNVFIENYRDFLLNSTSYHDLISENSYHTLLLGMCACLYADYEVKSNQEAGKGRYDIVLQSKTSKFPSYIIELKYLKKEEYDKHPKLLKEKCEEALRQIEMNRYDITLSGQIIHIALTHSGKDVEMLWKEA from the coding sequence ATGAACGAAAACAAAAAAATAGTCGAACATGGACCGACAGGTTTGAAACGGATACCGATCGGTATCTCAGATTATCGAAAATTGAAAACAGGAGATTATTATATCGTCGATAAATCCTTATTGATAAAAGAATTTTTGGATAGTGGCGCAGAAGTAACACTGGTGACCCGTCCTCGACGCTTTGGGAAAACATTGAACATGAGTATGATGGCAGAATTCTTCGACATCACAAAGGATTCAAAGGATATCTTCAAGGATACTGCGATCATGGATACGGAATATATTCGTGAGATGAACCAATATCCTACGATCTTTCTGAGCTTTGCGGATGCGAAAGGCAGTCAGATGAGAATCGTAAAATGTATAAAGGAACAGCTATTGACAGCCTACAGATGTAACGCCCACCTATTGAAAGATCCGGATATGTTCGATAAACCAAAGTTCGACTTGATCATGAAAGGATTATCAAGCTTAGATGATGGAAGCTTAGAAACGATCGACCAGGCGATAGCATATCTCATGGAGAAGTGTCATCAATATTACGGAAAGAAAGTGATGCTCATCATAGACGAATATGACACACCGTTTATAGAAGCGCATGTCGGAAATGTTTATAGCGAGATACACTCCGCACTTGCAGGATTGCTCAGCAGTGCACTGAAAGATAATCCGAATTTGCAAAATGCTATGCTTACCGGGATACAGCGGGTCGCAAAGGAAAATATCTTTTCCGGATTGAACAACCCGGAGGTACGGACTGTAAGTGATAAAGCCTATTCCCAACACTTTGGATTCGTGAAGAAAGAAGTGGATATCCTATTGAAGTATTATGGCTTAGAATGCTCTGATGAAGTGAAGGCAATGTATGATGGCTATAATATCGGTGGAACAGAAATCTATAATCCCTGGTCTATCCTCAATTATGCGAAGAATCATAAGCTGATTCCCTATTGGGTGAACGTAAGCTCTAATCAGCTTATAAAAAAAGCAATGGAGGAAATAAGAAAAAAACCAGAAACACACGGTGAACATAAATCCGGATTCGAAACCAAGTATGAAGAGTTGATAGAAAAAAAACAGGTAGAGACCGTAATGGATCTTCAAAAATGTTTTTATGAAGAATCAGATGCTGTAAGTCTATGGGGTCTTTTCGTAAATGCAGGGTATCTGACAATAAAACAAGAAAAATCGAGCACGTATTTATTGGAGATTCCAAACAATGAGGTCGCAGAGGAGTTTCAGAGACTTACTCTAAATTATTTGAATAAAGACTATGATATTTTCACTATGATGATGAGAGGCTTATACGATAAAGAACCTAATGTGTTCATAGAAAACTACCGAGACTTCCTATTGAATTCTACAAGTTATCATGATCTGATCAGTGAAAACAGTTACCATACTCTTCTATTAGGGATGTGTGCCTGCCTATATGCAGATTATGAGGTAAAGAGTAATCAGGAGGCTGGAAAAGGCAGATACGATATCGTCCTACAAAGCAAGACGAGTAAGTTTCCTTCCTATATCATCGAATTAAAGTATTTAAAGAAAGAAGAATATGACAAGCATCCGAAACTGTTGAAAGAAAAATGTGAGGAAGCTTTACGACAGATCGAAATGAATCGTTATGATATCACATTGAGCGGACAGATCATCCATATCGCATTAACACACAGTGGTAAAGATGTAGAGATGCTTTGGAAAGAGGCTTGA
- a CDS encoding DUF5011 domain-containing protein, producing MKKLLSMIAVAALILTGCVKDLQVKTPEKLTVEYGDKLDNDKLYDAKESDENVKVDKVSGYDAKKVGDQTLKVTFTDGDKSTEKEIKITVKDTKKPKIVLKKDKITITAGDKLTLKDNVKSVKDPVDGSLKYSDKEIKKSGYYIDKGKLDTKKAGTYEVVVKAFDANGNTTDKTFKVTVKNKVEKKATTEQNSEAATSQNSSTGQQTQAVSPSSPAQSNQSSGSSGQSGTTSGGSSSGNSGTSTPAEQPNACVSDGNFGAIGNSGQVFYSEAAADAYANEQLNYGEGPWGKKGYDGYHAWTVYDNCGERNDVWTVDFY from the coding sequence ATGAAAAAGTTATTAAGTATGATAGCAGTGGCAGCATTGATATTGACGGGCTGTGTCAAAGACCTACAGGTCAAAACGCCAGAGAAGCTGACTGTAGAGTACGGTGATAAGCTGGATAACGATAAACTATATGACGCAAAGGAGTCAGACGAGAATGTCAAAGTCGACAAGGTTTCCGGATATGATGCAAAGAAAGTCGGAGACCAGACGCTGAAAGTCACATTTACAGATGGTGATAAATCTACAGAAAAGGAAATCAAGATAACTGTCAAAGATACCAAAAAACCAAAAATCGTACTGAAGAAGGATAAGATCACGATCACAGCCGGAGATAAGCTGACATTGAAGGACAATGTAAAATCTGTAAAGGATCCCGTCGATGGCAGCTTGAAGTACAGTGACAAGGAAATCAAGAAATCCGGATACTATATTGACAAGGGCAAGCTGGATACGAAGAAAGCAGGTACCTATGAAGTAGTTGTCAAAGCGTTCGATGCAAATGGAAATACTACAGATAAAACATTCAAGGTCACTGTGAAGAATAAAGTTGAGAAGAAAGCAACGACAGAACAAAATTCTGAGGCCGCAACTTCTCAGAACAGCAGCACTGGCCAACAGACGCAGGCAGTTTCCCCTTCCTCTCCTGCACAATCCAATCAGAGTTCAGGATCCAGTGGACAAAGTGGTACAACATCAGGAGGATCATCTTCAGGAAATTCTGGAACCTCCACACCAGCAGAACAGCCTAATGCATGTGTTTCTGACGGAAATTTTGGTGCTATAGGAAATAGCGGACAAGTGTTTTATTCTGAAGCTGCAGCAGATGCATACGCAAATGAACAATTGAATTATGGTGAAGGACCATGGGGAAAAAAAGGATATGACGGATATCATGCATGGACAGTTTATGATAATTGTGGTGAACGTAATGATGTTTGGACAGTAGACTTTTATTAA
- a CDS encoding signal peptidase I, protein MIRTKRIGSIALTILLVLVSLCLCGHFRIYCILSGSMEPTISTGSLILVDTDVVLYTEDIVTFQKQDSIITHRIVRQIDDQRFITKGDANDSDDPTPLYKTQIIGKVILVIPYIGYIVLFIRRYLWLLCAAFLAWQIIRKRKRR, encoded by the coding sequence CTGATACGAACGAAACGAATAGGTAGCATAGCGTTGACCATTCTATTGGTTTTGGTATCCTTATGTTTATGCGGTCATTTCCGGATCTATTGTATCCTGAGTGGTTCGATGGAGCCCACGATATCCACCGGCAGTCTCATACTGGTCGATACCGATGTTGTACTGTATACGGAGGATATCGTTACCTTTCAAAAGCAGGATTCCATCATCACACATAGGATCGTGAGACAGATTGATGATCAGAGATTCATCACAAAGGGAGACGCCAATGACAGCGATGATCCTACACCGCTCTATAAGACGCAGATCATCGGTAAGGTCATCCTGGTCATCCCTTACATCGGCTATATCGTCCTATTCATCAGACGATATCTCTGGCTGCTGTGCGCGGCCTTTTTGGCATGGCAGATCATACGAAAAAGGAAAAGGAGATAA
- a CDS encoding signal peptide protein: MEIRNKKKVGILSIAVLAGITIIGSSVAYFTSTDTKDNLFTVGSVRTILHEDRWDDLADTDHNGIPDMAEDIIPNKTIPKDPTIENTGKNPAWVYLEVRVPIVNIITAQEDGSRNPKADTELFLFTPDLDHWRQLSKIVEEDTDGRKTAVYVFGYESVLDPGQTTAELFSSVTFCNAIEEQGLEDSEQTITVKSMAIQQEETGTMEEAYGSFINQEHVTKEPAPQMPEDGEAAVDDGGHDE; encoded by the coding sequence ATGGAAATCAGAAACAAGAAAAAAGTAGGCATCCTCTCAATAGCTGTATTGGCAGGGATCACAATCATTGGATCCTCTGTCGCATATTTCACTTCGACGGATACGAAGGACAATCTCTTTACCGTAGGCTCTGTGAGGACCATCCTGCATGAGGACAGATGGGACGATCTCGCAGATACCGACCATAACGGTATCCCCGATATGGCAGAAGATATCATACCGAATAAAACGATCCCAAAAGATCCGACGATCGAGAATACCGGCAAGAACCCTGCCTGGGTCTATCTGGAGGTCAGAGTACCGATCGTAAATATCATCACCGCGCAAGAGGATGGCTCACGGAATCCGAAAGCTGATACAGAGCTCTTCCTCTTCACGCCGGACCTGGATCACTGGCGACAGCTGAGTAAGATCGTTGAAGAGGATACCGATGGCAGGAAGACAGCGGTCTATGTCTTTGGTTATGAATCTGTATTGGATCCGGGGCAGACGACAGCAGAGTTGTTCTCCTCTGTAACCTTCTGCAATGCGATCGAAGAACAGGGGCTGGAGGACAGCGAACAGACGATCACCGTCAAGAGCATGGCCATCCAGCAGGAGGAGACCGGAACAATGGAGGAAGCCTATGGAAGCTTCATCAACCAGGAACATGTTACGAAGGAACCTGCACCGCAGATGCCAGAAGATGGAGAAGCAGCTGTGGATGATGGAGGTCACGATGAATGA